In Edaphobacter dinghuensis, one genomic interval encodes:
- a CDS encoding sulfatase-like hydrolase/transferase, with protein MNRRNFFTLTAGAVIGESLLSSEQSQAQQRDRSLKFTRERTGAGPFYRSNDNKPPHILLISADMVSPDFYHPSRPLSQHIHIPNIRSLMQDGTFFSNSFCTVPLCSPSRASYLTGRYSYIQGNSERSPEGLETELRPDDTVFPEYLKAAGYIARQVGKCHVGTKKFLDAFGENDQPWDRWSPPVFDDDDFLAYQRALGVKPQKYLREIVFRMQDRTTPGNSVGGWIVQEDGKPFPLEAQYSYYLGKKMIETIDNLVDNSSADRHPMYLQLDIFDPHQPFSIPAGFEERERELRAVMTLPESYKAAQERDFKRTPNEPEILDLYRRYWGIYDEKQLLDYRIAYALQMEIVDRTIGMVLKRLKELGLYDDMLITFISDHGEMNGRRAMVDKGVYLYPDVLRVPLVIKPPHSLPRKHATVESPVSLLDVSQTLLDFAGLRAEAKFDGTSLVPYLYTEKGSEDRTLLFFGGWHVGVNFACGLQHRMDDGHRYLYSYNCSSRFDELYDLDSVDATNLIDSPPHQNIRKNLIRLLGDALQSDPRWIGYWAEFRIARFSDLPKSKGDMQLFTTSS; from the coding sequence ATGAACCGCCGAAACTTCTTCACTCTCACTGCAGGTGCCGTCATCGGAGAGAGCTTGCTGTCCAGCGAACAGTCTCAAGCTCAGCAAAGAGATCGCTCCCTCAAATTTACTCGTGAGCGCACAGGCGCAGGGCCTTTCTACCGATCCAACGACAATAAGCCGCCGCACATTCTCCTGATCAGCGCAGACATGGTGAGTCCTGACTTCTACCATCCATCTCGCCCCCTCTCCCAGCACATCCATATCCCCAACATCCGTTCTCTTATGCAGGATGGAACCTTCTTTTCTAACTCCTTCTGCACCGTGCCTCTATGCTCTCCGTCGCGTGCGTCTTATCTCACAGGCCGTTACAGCTATATCCAAGGAAATAGCGAGCGCTCTCCAGAAGGTCTAGAGACAGAACTACGTCCTGACGATACCGTCTTTCCCGAATACCTGAAGGCAGCAGGCTACATTGCCCGGCAGGTTGGAAAGTGCCACGTCGGCACAAAAAAGTTCCTCGATGCCTTTGGGGAGAACGATCAGCCCTGGGACCGCTGGTCGCCGCCAGTCTTTGACGACGATGACTTCCTTGCGTATCAACGGGCGTTAGGTGTAAAGCCGCAAAAGTATCTGCGCGAGATTGTATTTCGCATGCAGGACCGCACAACACCAGGCAACTCGGTCGGAGGGTGGATCGTGCAGGAGGACGGCAAGCCGTTTCCGCTGGAAGCACAATACAGCTACTATCTCGGCAAAAAGATGATCGAGACGATCGACAATCTGGTCGACAACAGTTCAGCGGATCGTCACCCCATGTATCTGCAGCTCGATATCTTCGACCCACATCAGCCCTTTTCCATTCCCGCTGGCTTTGAAGAACGAGAACGCGAACTGCGTGCAGTAATGACCTTGCCCGAAAGTTATAAAGCGGCCCAGGAACGCGACTTCAAGCGTACTCCTAACGAACCTGAAATTCTCGACCTATACCGCCGCTATTGGGGCATCTACGACGAGAAGCAATTGTTGGACTATCGCATAGCCTATGCCCTTCAGATGGAGATCGTGGATCGAACCATCGGCATGGTGCTCAAGCGCCTGAAGGAGCTTGGCCTTTACGATGACATGCTGATCACCTTTATCTCGGATCATGGCGAAATGAATGGCCGTCGCGCTATGGTCGATAAAGGAGTCTACCTCTATCCCGATGTGCTACGCGTCCCTCTTGTCATAAAACCCCCGCACAGTCTGCCTCGAAAACACGCTACCGTCGAATCGCCCGTCTCATTACTCGACGTCTCGCAGACGCTTCTGGATTTTGCAGGCCTTAGGGCAGAGGCAAAGTTCGACGGCACCTCTCTTGTTCCCTACCTCTATACCGAAAAAGGAAGCGAAGATCGCACTCTTCTCTTTTTTGGAGGATGGCACGTCGGTGTGAACTTCGCCTGTGGCCTTCAACATCGAATGGACGATGGCCACCGCTATCTTTACAGCTATAACTGTAGCTCGAGGTTTGACGAACTGTACGATCTCGATAGCGTCGATGCGACCAATCTCATCGACAGTCCGCCCCATCAGAACATCCGCAAAAACCTGATCCGTCTGCTGGGCGATGCACTCCAGTCAGACCCTCGCTGGATCGGCTATTGGGCAGAATTTCGTATCGCACGCTTCAGCGACCTACCCAAATCAAAGGGCGATATGCAGCTTTTCACCACTTCGTCCTGA
- a CDS encoding alpha-L-arabinofuranosidase C-terminal domain-containing protein encodes MSAFSSICRALMVVQFSAVALAQVMQVKPMPQTVKVEVNPSGNLGVVSPHIFGSFLEPIDNSINNGVIAEILVNGSLESGLWNHAMLEQLFRDQPELIDSKNSTGIPIPWQPLNRAAGNRYELHVRDAANSWQSLEIMGTPDELTGIKQRVYLPVPRTYGYNVSFYAKHVSGPAKVTVSLRSRDSEKVLASASIEATAGEWAKYTAKLELNRDQVRRLEPVDFAVSVEGDERVDVDLISLMPDDAVGTFDPDVVRLADEMHMTELRLGGNFSSYYHWRDGIGPLDKRVTMENIAWGIPEYNNFGTDEFLSFCKLVHAEPQFNLNMGSGTPQEAVDWVRYIRNGYQGPMILEMGNELYGKWQVGYPTIREIAPRTLAFSQALKPMSKDALLMATGETPNDFERWNAAQLSNPPGTFDLLTMHFITGTNHVRLQPYTPDFMAAAAYAVPYGLGPELDRMQAQMDAVPGYKGKAHFAVTEWLFNSKGQGERNFTNESPSSRNEGGAVMIASTFNTYFRHNSQVKLVDMTGLMEFAGIWKRREQVFVSPSYYVFQMYSAAKGDTVLPVTTDSGTYSVKNGTLGYADVADVPYIDAVATRNEKNRTITLFIVNRSLTNDVPIEINLGGFAAGGAAKVEQISAVSRYMINDEVEPKRVAPQVFSLKAASKKPLSITVPHESVTSIQLQER; translated from the coding sequence ATGTCTGCCTTTTCTTCGATCTGTCGTGCTTTGATGGTGGTTCAGTTTTCTGCGGTGGCTCTTGCGCAGGTGATGCAGGTGAAGCCCATGCCGCAGACGGTTAAGGTGGAGGTGAATCCCTCCGGCAACCTCGGCGTGGTTTCTCCCCATATCTTCGGCAGCTTTCTTGAGCCGATTGATAACTCGATCAACAATGGGGTGATCGCTGAGATTTTGGTGAATGGCAGTCTGGAGTCCGGCCTTTGGAACCACGCGATGTTGGAGCAGCTCTTTCGCGATCAGCCGGAGCTGATCGATTCCAAGAATAGTACAGGCATTCCTATTCCCTGGCAGCCTCTGAACAGGGCCGCCGGCAATCGCTATGAGCTTCATGTGAGAGATGCAGCTAATAGCTGGCAGTCGCTTGAGATCATGGGTACACCTGATGAACTGACTGGCATCAAGCAACGGGTTTACCTTCCTGTGCCGCGAACGTATGGCTACAACGTCTCTTTCTATGCCAAGCATGTGAGCGGTCCCGCGAAGGTAACGGTGTCGCTTCGCTCTCGCGACTCCGAAAAGGTGTTGGCATCTGCTTCGATTGAAGCAACCGCAGGGGAATGGGCGAAATATACCGCTAAGCTTGAGCTAAACCGCGACCAGGTGCGCCGTCTGGAGCCTGTAGATTTTGCCGTATCCGTTGAAGGGGATGAGCGAGTAGACGTCGATCTGATCTCGTTGATGCCTGATGACGCAGTGGGGACCTTCGATCCGGATGTGGTTCGCCTGGCCGACGAGATGCATATGACGGAGTTGCGTCTTGGAGGTAACTTCAGCAGCTACTACCACTGGAGAGACGGTATCGGCCCACTCGACAAGCGTGTAACGATGGAGAACATTGCATGGGGGATTCCTGAGTACAACAACTTCGGTACGGATGAATTTCTCTCCTTTTGCAAGCTGGTTCACGCGGAGCCGCAGTTCAACCTGAATATGGGAAGTGGCACTCCTCAGGAGGCGGTTGACTGGGTGCGTTATATCCGTAACGGCTATCAGGGTCCGATGATTCTGGAGATGGGAAATGAACTTTATGGCAAATGGCAGGTGGGATATCCGACTATTCGTGAGATAGCGCCACGCACGCTCGCGTTTAGCCAAGCGCTCAAGCCTATGTCCAAAGACGCTTTGCTTATGGCGACGGGGGAGACTCCGAATGATTTTGAGAGATGGAATGCTGCACAGCTCTCCAATCCGCCGGGCACCTTCGATCTACTGACGATGCACTTCATCACGGGAACAAATCATGTTCGTCTCCAGCCATACACGCCCGACTTTATGGCGGCTGCCGCGTATGCGGTACCGTATGGGCTTGGCCCAGAACTGGACCGAATGCAGGCCCAGATGGACGCTGTTCCGGGATATAAGGGCAAGGCACACTTTGCGGTAACGGAATGGCTGTTCAATAGCAAAGGACAGGGCGAGCGCAACTTCACCAACGAGAGTCCCAGCTCTCGGAATGAAGGGGGCGCTGTGATGATCGCTTCAACGTTCAACACTTATTTTCGTCACAACAGCCAGGTGAAGCTTGTCGATATGACCGGCCTGATGGAGTTTGCCGGCATATGGAAGCGCCGAGAGCAAGTGTTTGTTTCGCCGTCCTACTACGTGTTTCAGATGTATTCTGCGGCGAAAGGCGACACTGTTCTGCCTGTAACCACCGACTCCGGCACATACAGCGTGAAGAATGGCACATTGGGCTATGCCGATGTAGCGGATGTTCCCTATATTGATGCAGTCGCTACGCGTAACGAAAAGAACCGCACCATCACCCTGTTCATCGTTAACCGTTCGCTGACGAACGATGTGCCGATCGAGATCAACTTGGGAGGTTTTGCGGCTGGAGGTGCAGCCAAGGTAGAGCAGATCTCTGCAGTCTCGCGTTACATGATTAATGATGAGGTTGAGCCGAAGCGAGTGGCTCCGCAGGTTTTCAGTTTGAAGGCCGCTTCGAAGAAGCCACTGAGCATCACTGTTCCGCACGAGAGCGTTACGTCGATCCAGCTACAGGAAAGATGA